A single window of Halotalea alkalilenta DNA harbors:
- a CDS encoding glycosyltransferase family 4 protein — protein sequence MRIAHIITRLIRGGADENTLLSCNAQAEHGHEVYLIYGDEVRQEMLARLDPRIHKLCVGSLRRAISPVHEIKATVEMVRLLRRIRPDIVHTHTSKAGILGRVAARVAGVKGIVHGVHILPFLNVGRVEKITYLVAERALVPFTDKYVNVSQGMMTAGIESNVGKPEKHLVIPSGMDIDKFRTAAPLSAAEVLQHFDVPDQNIDLVLMVAALEPRKRVYEFLDVFKRIVEGRPSACFAVLGEGIDRQRVEQRLVELGLQGRVALLGFRDDVERWIKSARVCVLSSEREGLPRVVVQYALGGSPAVVTALPGVEVIVKNGLTGFTVPIDDIPQMERPILDLLNDEELNARMRANVQALDLEPWGVEHMTSELEKVYSEVLA from the coding sequence ATGAGAATCGCGCATATCATCACTCGATTGATTCGTGGTGGTGCGGATGAGAACACCTTGCTCTCTTGCAATGCCCAAGCAGAACATGGTCATGAGGTTTATCTCATCTATGGTGATGAAGTACGCCAAGAAATGCTGGCGAGACTCGACCCTCGGATTCACAAGCTCTGCGTGGGCTCCCTGCGCCGTGCGATTTCGCCGGTTCATGAAATCAAGGCTACGGTGGAAATGGTTCGGCTACTGCGTAGAATCCGCCCAGATATCGTCCATACCCATACCAGCAAGGCCGGAATTCTCGGCAGGGTTGCTGCCCGCGTCGCCGGGGTAAAAGGTATCGTACATGGCGTGCATATCTTGCCATTCCTCAACGTGGGGCGAGTCGAAAAGATCACCTATCTGGTTGCGGAACGGGCTCTGGTGCCCTTTACCGACAAATATGTCAACGTCAGCCAGGGGATGATGACCGCGGGAATAGAGTCCAACGTGGGCAAACCAGAAAAGCACCTGGTGATTCCCAGCGGTATGGATATCGATAAGTTTCGTACCGCAGCGCCTTTGTCGGCAGCTGAGGTCCTCCAGCATTTTGATGTCCCGGACCAGAACATCGATCTGGTTCTGATGGTGGCTGCGTTAGAACCCAGAAAGCGCGTCTATGAGTTTCTGGATGTCTTCAAGCGCATTGTCGAGGGGCGACCATCGGCGTGCTTCGCCGTACTTGGGGAAGGTATTGATCGGCAGCGAGTTGAGCAGCGGCTTGTCGAGCTAGGGCTGCAAGGTAGGGTGGCGCTGCTTGGTTTTCGGGATGATGTCGAACGTTGGATAAAGTCGGCCCGGGTGTGCGTGCTTTCTTCCGAGCGGGAGGGGTTGCCCCGAGTGGTTGTCCAATATGCGCTGGGCGGGTCTCCAGCTGTGGTTACCGCACTGCCTGGTGTTGAGGTAATCGTCAAGAATGGCCTGACCGGTTTTACCGTACCCATCGATGATATTCCCCAAATGGAAAGGCCGATTCTCGATTTGTTGAATGATGAAGAGCTCAATGCGCGGATGAGAGCGAATGTCCAGGCATTGGATCTGGAGCCGTGGGGCGTGGAGCATATGACGTCGGAGCTTGAAAAGGTCTACTCGGAAGTCCTCGCTTGA